Proteins from a genomic interval of Streptomyces fodineus:
- a CDS encoding phospholipid carrier-dependent glycosyltransferase, with the protein MMAREQQLVLSRTAPAEAPAGPSSPVRRHRRRLVPLVVALLLAQMAVAMVTTAVQQTPTIDEPVYVATATDYLREHRIRYNPEHPPLGKLLIAAGVAVADPRYDPSYAGTQGDVGRHLLYESGNDPWRVMLWARLPVIALTLLFGLVAFAFARDLTGTAGGLVALALYTFSPDLIAHGSLATLDVPAAGFVLTSAWLVWRARRRPLPYLPLAGAALGAAIATKMSTLPAVPLLMGLAALSVFAGGRGRELPPPDRPDAGPGRDRDMPSTGKRDRGIGQDRELPSTGGPDAGPGRDRDMPSTGKRDRGIGQDRELPSTGGPDAGPSHKRDMPPAGGRDASDDPDQDMPPTGGGPDVGPGRERHTPPTSQPETSIGRNQEIPPTAAPDTGPGRKPDMPPTGGRDASDDPHRDMPPTGGGPDVGPGRERHTPPTSQPETSIGRNREIPPTGAPDTGPGWNRDMGMPPTGEPDARPGRGRQVLAALTGSARCRLRQALAPLAGPAGALRHRALSAGAVGGRRRAAWSAVGAAALVALVAVAVVWAVYLAVDPRLRFSPAEPVPALHGLRGGLVDLLPVPEAYRAGMRVQFGLEAYPWQGYLFGHVYTGSLWYYLPAALLVKTPLGLLALGAAGAVAVVVVRRLRPVAPYLLLPPGVLLAAAMTGSRDFGTRYALFVPMFLAVAAACAPRSGRRWTAAATAALVLCTAVSSLWTFPYYVPYANEAFGGPAQTHRLLHDSNVDWGQDLGRLADRLRQRYPGERVWLVYKGSGVPSYYGIRAADPRTVPAERVHGLLVVSDSALAKARGRLAELIAGSRPAGEVGHSISLFRR; encoded by the coding sequence ATGATGGCGCGCGAACAGCAGCTGGTCCTCAGCCGGACGGCTCCCGCCGAGGCACCGGCCGGACCCTCCTCCCCGGTGCGCCGGCACCGCCGTCGGCTGGTGCCGCTCGTGGTGGCGCTGCTGCTCGCCCAGATGGCCGTGGCGATGGTCACCACGGCCGTCCAGCAGACCCCGACCATCGACGAGCCGGTGTACGTCGCGACGGCCACCGACTATCTGCGCGAGCACCGGATCCGCTACAACCCCGAGCATCCACCGCTCGGCAAGCTGCTGATCGCGGCCGGTGTGGCGGTGGCCGACCCGCGCTACGACCCGTCGTACGCCGGCACGCAAGGGGATGTGGGCCGGCATCTGCTGTACGAGTCCGGCAACGATCCCTGGCGGGTGATGCTGTGGGCCCGGCTGCCGGTGATCGCCCTGACGCTGCTGTTCGGCCTGGTGGCCTTCGCGTTCGCCCGAGACCTGACGGGTACGGCGGGCGGTCTCGTGGCACTGGCGCTGTACACCTTCTCGCCCGATCTGATCGCCCACGGCTCCCTGGCCACACTGGACGTCCCGGCGGCCGGATTCGTACTGACGTCGGCCTGGCTGGTCTGGCGCGCCAGGCGACGCCCCCTGCCGTACCTGCCACTCGCCGGCGCGGCTCTCGGCGCCGCCATCGCGACCAAGATGAGCACACTGCCGGCGGTTCCCCTGCTGATGGGGCTGGCCGCGCTGTCGGTCTTCGCCGGGGGACGGGGGCGCGAGCTCCCGCCGCCGGACCGGCCGGACGCGGGCCCTGGCCGGGACCGGGACATGCCTTCGACCGGCAAGCGGGACAGGGGCATTGGCCAAGACCGGGAGCTGCCGTCGACCGGCGGGCCGGACGCGGGCCCTGGCCGGGACCGGGACATGCCTTCGACCGGCAAGCGGGACAGGGGCATTGGCCAAGACCGGGAGCTGCCGTCGACCGGCGGGCCGGACGCGGGACCCAGCCACAAGCGGGACATGCCACCGGCCGGCGGACGGGATGCGAGCGACGACCCGGACCAGGACATGCCACCGACCGGCGGCGGGCCGGACGTCGGCCCGGGCCGGGAACGGCACACGCCCCCAACCAGCCAACCGGAGACGAGCATCGGCCGGAACCAGGAGATCCCACCGACCGCCGCGCCGGACACGGGACCCGGCCGCAAGCCGGACATGCCCCCGACCGGCGGACGGGATGCGAGCGACGACCCGCACCGGGACATGCCACCGACCGGCGGCGGGCCGGACGTCGGCCCGGGCCGGGAACGGCACACGCCCCCAACCAGCCAACCGGAGACGAGCATCGGCCGGAACCGGGAGATCCCACCGACCGGCGCGCCGGACACGGGACCCGGCTGGAATCGGGATATGGGGATGCCGCCGACCGGCGAGCCGGATGCGAGGCCGGGCCGGGGGCGGCAGGTACTGGCCGCGCTCACGGGCTCGGCCCGCTGCCGCCTGCGACAGGCCCTGGCCCCCCTCGCGGGTCCGGCCGGTGCTCTGCGGCACAGGGCGCTGTCCGCGGGCGCGGTCGGCGGTCGGCGTCGGGCGGCGTGGTCGGCGGTCGGCGCGGCGGCGCTCGTCGCGCTGGTGGCGGTCGCTGTGGTCTGGGCCGTGTATCTGGCCGTCGATCCGCGTCTGCGGTTCTCCCCCGCCGAGCCCGTTCCGGCTCTGCACGGGCTGCGCGGCGGGCTGGTGGATCTGCTGCCGGTGCCCGAGGCCTACCGGGCGGGCATGCGGGTGCAGTTCGGGCTGGAGGCCTACCCGTGGCAGGGGTATCTGTTCGGGCACGTGTACACCGGCTCGCTCTGGTACTACCTGCCCGCCGCCCTGCTGGTGAAGACACCGCTGGGGCTGCTGGCGCTGGGTGCGGCCGGTGCCGTGGCGGTCGTCGTGGTACGGCGGCTGCGGCCCGTGGCGCCGTATCTGCTGCTGCCGCCCGGCGTGCTGCTCGCGGCGGCGATGACGGGATCGCGGGACTTCGGGACGAGGTACGCCTTGTTCGTGCCGATGTTCCTCGCGGTGGCGGCGGCCTGTGCGCCACGGTCCGGCCGGCGGTGGACGGCCGCCGCGACGGCCGCGCTGGTGCTGTGCACGGCCGTGAGTTCGCTGTGGACGTTCCCGTACTACGTGCCGTACGCCAACGAGGCGTTCGGCGGCCCCGCCCAGACCCATCGGCTGCTGCACGACTCCAACGTGGACTGGGGACAGGACCTGGGCCGGCTCGCCGACCGGCTCCGGCAGCGGTATCCGGGCGAGCGGGTGTGGCTGGTGTACAAGGGCAGCGGCGTGCCGTCGTACTACGGCATCCGCGCCGCCGACCCGCGTACCGTTCCGGCGGAGCGGGTGCACGGGCTGCTGGTGGTGTCGGACTCCGCGCTGGCCAAGGCGCGCGGACGGCTCGCCGAGCTGATCGCCGGCAGTCGGCCGGCCGGCGAAGTGGGACATTCGATCAGCCTCTTCCGGCGTTGA
- a CDS encoding MurR/RpiR family transcriptional regulator: MPSPQQARAQASAIKSGKTVPTAEASPTSRLRELFDGPRLSPGQRRIAQYLIEHITEAAFLSITELADRVGVSQPSVTRFAGAVGFSGYPALRERLQSIALSSLAGGPAEENRANELQAAVDAEIENLENLRRDFADPDQIIRVGRELSRSTPLTVLGLRISESLAEYFGYAARRIHPDVRLVTRGGSVAYDTLMQCREAGGTWVLAFAMPRHSQETIQAVKVARGAGLKVALVTDLALGPLADEADVTFATGTGSRLVFDSYAAPGVMAAALLQAMTDADPERTQARLEKYEQLSDQHQFFLKD; encoded by the coding sequence GTGCCCTCGCCGCAACAGGCGCGCGCACAGGCATCAGCGATCAAGTCCGGCAAGACCGTGCCCACGGCCGAGGCCTCCCCGACCTCCCGGCTGAGGGAACTCTTCGACGGCCCCCGTCTGTCGCCGGGCCAGCGGCGCATCGCCCAGTACCTGATCGAGCACATCACCGAGGCCGCGTTCCTGTCCATCACCGAACTGGCCGACCGGGTCGGGGTCAGCCAGCCCTCGGTCACCCGCTTCGCCGGTGCCGTCGGCTTCAGCGGCTACCCCGCACTGCGCGAACGACTCCAGTCGATCGCGCTGAGCAGCCTGGCCGGCGGGCCCGCCGAGGAGAACCGGGCGAATGAGCTGCAGGCGGCCGTGGACGCCGAGATCGAGAACCTGGAGAACCTGCGGCGCGACTTCGCCGACCCCGACCAGATCATCCGGGTCGGCCGCGAGCTGTCCCGCTCCACCCCGCTGACCGTGCTGGGCTTGAGGATCTCGGAGTCGCTGGCCGAGTACTTCGGCTACGCGGCCCGCCGGATCCACCCCGATGTGCGGCTGGTCACCCGGGGCGGCAGCGTGGCCTACGACACGCTGATGCAGTGCCGTGAGGCCGGCGGCACCTGGGTGCTCGCCTTCGCCATGCCCCGGCATTCCCAGGAGACGATCCAGGCCGTCAAGGTGGCGCGCGGCGCCGGTCTGAAGGTCGCCCTGGTGACCGACCTCGCGCTCGGGCCGCTGGCCGACGAGGCCGATGTCACCTTCGCCACCGGCACCGGCTCCCGCCTGGTCTTCGACTCCTACGCCGCACCCGGTGTGATGGCCGCCGCGCTGCTGCAGGCCATGACGGACGCCGATCCGGAGCGCACGCAGGCCCGTCTGGAGAAGTACGAACAGCTCTCCGATCAGCACCAGTTCTTCCTGAAGGACTGA